In Eucalyptus grandis isolate ANBG69807.140 chromosome 4, ASM1654582v1, whole genome shotgun sequence, the following proteins share a genomic window:
- the LOC104442580 gene encoding uncharacterized protein LOC104442580 gives MSRFWGKGQWLKIEPQLLRIEALLAITAAILVFLGVFGSFRRCCSNRAFALVAFTAYSLFPAIIAYTLGLIQSAPFCSLHLPIWLAYLVIVLGSADSYTAHSIEDIEQWKSFSVDSAAKCFMASWIIASCVVGHSKKILCAVFLFVILFMKIDERARALMFASNSVMQKNSKLVVDYMSTLYERRDRKEDDATINPAKIDPTTMVGGCKYLVRVPKEAKVLSLFSTQICWPKPAQWEDGKAPRHRQKLLMTDEVITVEKVWQCKERLLDVSRGDPDNRLKDLCLSFSLFKFICLRFTGCSLPQGAHDNLRSLIKDILSERNGHERVFRLIEIELAFLFDLFYTKYPVNLSPCRLVCKFTLLAILVAAALYSLYLAIFFYGEWNWSEEERFAVLVTMLLMISILVVEFAQFGIMIFSEWAKVIYICKYVQSKWLQSNRCAVKLIEIMCRVSLLKPWGRQLHQYSLLQSYSYSPWKCTHNKLTAAYFDLKRNGQKKIAPTNLPDEVTEAISWSLRNKKEKESLRLNGLSKEELLSACHLETTTHVILVWHIATTFCEHEAPPTDSQLSQEQRNIATKQRIIATKLSRYLAYLVAFAPRLLPDQACRTEYIFDCAVSEARKIFPGSSVSMDDRIQELKNIDSVWNETIIGRGAQLGTQLVRENVDVWKVLADFWVEMMLYVAPSDDVAAHAKYLTTGGEFVTHVWVLVSHMGIIRDPCNGEQHNDLEGN, from the coding sequence ATGTCTAGGTTCTGGGGTAAAGGTCAATGGCTAAAAATTGAGCCCCAACTACTAAGAATTGAGGCACTGCTGGCCATCACTGCTGCAATCTTAGTCTTCCTTGGGGTCTTCGGCTCGTTCAGGCGATGCTGCAGCAACCGTGCATTTGCATTGGTCGCATTCACAGCCTATAGTCTTTTTCCTGCCATCATCGCGTACACGCTTGGCCTTATCCAAAGCGCTCCTTTCTGCAGTTTGCATCTCCCCATATGGCTGGCTTATCTGGTGATAGTTCTCGGGAGTGCAGACTCCTACACTGCACACAGCATTGAAGACATTGAACAGTGGAAGTCATTCAGCGTCGACTCTGCCGCTAAATGTTTCATGGCAAGCTGGATAATTGCTTCATGCGTGGTCGGccattcaaagaaaatattgtgcGCGGTGTTTCTTTTTGTCATtctattcatgaaaattgatgAAAGAGCACGAGCTTTGATGTTTGCAAGCAATTCTGTGATGCAGAAGAACTCCAAGTTAGTAGTAGACTACATGAGCACCCTCTACGAGAGGAGAGATCGCAAAGAAGATGACGCTACAATAAATCCCGCTAAAATAGATCCCACTACAATGGTGGGCGGGTGCAAGTACTTGGTGAGAGTGCCAAAAGAGGCAAAGGTGCTATCATTGTTCTCCACACAGATATGCTGGCCAAAGCCAGCACAGTGGGAGGATGGGAAAGCACCGCGGCATCGACAAAAACTATTGATGACAGATGAAGTTATCACTGTCGAAAAGGTTTGGCAATGCAAAGAAAGGCTTTTAGATGTAAGCAGAGGAGACCCAGATAACCGACTCAAGGATCTTTGCCTGTCTTTTTCGCTCTTCAAGTTCATCTGCCTGAGATTCACTGGCTGTTCATTGCCCCAAGGTGCTCACGACAATTTACGTAGCCTGATTAAAGATATTCTTTCCGAAAGGAATGGTCATGAGCGAGTTTTCAGACTCATCGAAATAGAACTTGCATTTCTTTTCGATTTATTCTACACCAAATACCCAGTGAATCTCAGCCCATGTCGGTTGGTGTGTAAATTTACTCTGCTCGCCATTTTGGTTGCTGCTGCTCTGTATTCACTCTACTTGGCGATTTTTTTCTATGGAGAATGGAATTGGTCTGAGGAAGAGCGGTTTGCTGTTTTGGTAACCATGTTGTTGATGATTTCAATCCTTGTCGTTGAATTTGCTCAGTTTGGCATCATGATTTTCTCAGAATGGGCAAAAGTGATATACATATGCAAGTATGTGCAAAGCAAGTGGTTGCAAAGCAACAGATGTGCTGTGAAGTTGATCGAGATAATGTGCAGAGTTAGTTTACTGAAGCCTTGGGGAAGACAGCTCCATCAATACTCGCTCCTCCAATCATATAGCTATTCTCCATGGAAGTGTACACATAATAAACTCACTGCTGCTTACTTCGACTTGAAAAGGAACGGTCAGAAAAAAATTGCTCCCACCAATTTGCCTGACGAAGTGACAGAGGCGATCTCTTGGTCTCTAAGGaacaagaaggagaaagagtCTTTAAGGCTCAATGGCTTGTCTAAAGAAGAGCTCTTATCGGCATGTCATCTTGAGACAACCACTCATGTTATATTGGTCTGGCACATAGCAACCACATTCTGTGAGCATGAAGCACCTCCAACAGATTCTCAACTTTCACAAGAACAGAGAAACATAGCAACTAAACAGAGAATCATAGCAACTAAGTTATCGCGATATCTTGCTTATTTGGTCGCTTTTGCCCCAAGGTTGCTCCCTGATCAAGCTTGCAGGACCGAATACATATTTGATTGTGCTGTCAGCGAAGCCAGGAAAATTTTCCCGGGATCCTCGGTTTCAATGGACGACAGGATTCAAGAGCTAAAGAACATTGACAGCGTGTGGAATGAAACCATCATTGGTCGAGGCGCACAGCTAGGAACACAACTTGTTCGAGAAAACGTGGATGTTTGGAAGGTCTTGGCTGACTTCTGGGTTGAAATGATGTTGTATGTAGCTCCTTCGGATGATGTAGCGGCTCATGCTAAGTACCTCACTACGGGGGGCGAGTTTGTGACTCATGTATGGGTTTTGGTCTCTCACATGGGTATCATAAGAGATCCATGCAATGGTGAGCAACATAATGATCTAGAGGGGAACTGA